GTGATCTTTTTTAGCTTGTTCAATCACTGTCTTGATTTGTTCTTCTGTTGGATTTTTTATGAAAAGAGAATCTGTGTCTCCGTATAGTACTTCGATTCCAGTACCTTCACATTTTTTGATTGTCTCTAAAATTGTGTGTCTTCCTATTGCAGTTGTTGCTTCAGCTGCTGGAAGAAAATACAGAGGAAATATTTCTGCACCCATAACCCCATAACTTGCATTCAGAATTACCTTAAGTGCTTGACTGACTACTGTGTATTGCTGCCTCTGCTGTTCTGTTAATGTCTCTTTTTTTGAAAGACTCTTGTAATAATTTACTCTCAAATCTCTTAGTGAGCCTATGATTAATGCTGTCATGCCATTTACCTTTGAACACGTCCAGTGATTTGTCTGTGGGATTGTATTTTTTTTACATTCATCATGAGAACATCTTACGGTCTCATATGAGAGATTTCTTACTTTGATTATGCTTGGATACAGACTTGCAAAGTCCATTACAACTACGTTAAAATGAATTCCCTCTTTTGGTTCAACCACTAGACCTCCTCTGTATTTTTTATCTTTGATCACTGCATCTGACATGACTCCTTCTGATCTTCTTTGCAACTCCTCTCTTTTCGGAATGAGTGCATTTCTTTGTCTATGTTCATAATACATCAAACTGCGAATCCATTGCGATACCCCCATTCTCGCAATATCGTCTATTGGCATTCTTCCGATTCTTGCAATGATTACAAGCAAATTCATCAGCAAATCGTTATTGAAACTTGTTAACTCGTATGTTAGAAGCGAGTCATTGTAACAATAATTTGCAGTTTGATAAAGTGTCATCACGTCAAAGTCGATTCCGTAATCGATTTTTTCTTTACCTAAAAGTGCTTTAGAGACACTGTTTAATGAAAAATCAGTATACTTTTGACTGAATGCATAAATCTGAAATGAACGATTTGAAAGAGTTCTGTATAAATCCAGATGCACTCCATGCTTTAATGTTGCAGAATCTCTCATCATGTACAGTGGATTGTCTTCATTTTTGATTCCAAGTTTTTCTGCCCTGTTGTACAGGTATGGCAAATCAAATTCATCTCCATTGTATGTAATTAAGAACGGGAAATCCTGAATGATTTTAAACGCATCTAAAATCATTTCCTTTTCTTTATCTTGATCGTAAAATACCACTTTGACGTTTGAGTCTAACTCATTTTTCCCTTCTTCTGTACCTTCTGTTCGTAAAACAAAAATCTGATCAAAATCGGTCCCTTTGAACCCTACTGCTGTAACTTTTTTTTCAGCAAGCTTTGGGTCTGGGATTCTTCCGATTTCAGCTTCAACTTCTATATCTATGCTTAATCTTTTGATGTTTGGAATTGGCTGGTTGAGTAAATCTGCCCATTCTGAAATAAACTCTTTGAATTCATTTGCATCTACCATGCTTTTACTGTCTACTTTGTCCCAGAGCAGACTTTTCAAAGCAATTTTTACCTCATCAGAAATTTCCAAGTCATGTGGTTTGATTTTTCCCCCAATCACTTCATAGTATTTTCCTACGATTAGTGATCTATCGTATAGATAATTTTCATAATACTTGATATCTGATTCCCATGTTTCTATGATGTTTCTGATACTTTTGTCTCCTGTGGTTCCGCCAATTGCTAACGGATCTGCCACAACAATTTTTGACATGTCAATTTGTTCATCTTTCATCAAATCATGTCTTTTGACCGTTTCAATACTTAGTATGTCATCTCTTTCCTGAAGAAAATCTAATTCCTCTGGTGCAAGTCTAGAATAACAATAAGGCTTGTGGTTTGTTTCATCTTTCCATAAAATTATTTTTTGTGATTTTGGTTCATAAAATTTCAAAACTGCAGATTTTGTGATGTTGTCATATGTTGCTGATACCAACATTGATGCCGGCATTCTATCTGGATTTTCTGATTGTGCTACTTTGACTTGCATTATATCACGCAGACTTCTCGTATTTGCTTACTAGTTCTTTTGCCCATCTTGCAATTTTATTTTTATCAAGCGTTACTACTTCCACTCCTGCTTCTTTCAGTAAATCAAAATTAGTTTCAGGATACGAATCCAAACAAACAAATTTTCTAATGCCTATTGTTATTGCCATTTTTGTACATTCTAAGCATGGAACAAATGTTGTGTATAGGATTGCACCTTTGATTCCTGCCTCTATTCCTAAAATTGCACAATGCATGATTGCATTTGCTTCTGCATGGTTGCAAAGACATCGATCTAACGATGCTCCTGATTCTATCTTTCCTTCTATTCGAAGCTTGCATCTGGTACAACCTCCCTCAAAGCAATTTTTTATTCCAGGCGGAGTTCCGTTGTAGCCTGTTGCTAACTGCCTATTATTACGAACAATCACTGCACCTACTTGTCTGGTCATACAGTTCGATCGAAGTTTTGCAAGTTCAGCTTGAAGCATAAAATATTCATCCCAATTTGGCCTGTCAAAAGAATTACTCACAAAATTGTTGATTCTCTGTTCAATATATGGATTCAACCTGATCGCAATTATTTTGATAATTGATTCACAAACTTCTTTAGACATTACGTGTTTTGTTATTTGATGGCAAGTTATACAGCCCAAGTAAACACCATTCATAAAAAATTCAACAACGCTGTAAAAAAAGCAAAAACGAAAAAATCCCTTAACAAAGCATACAGCGTTCACAAAAAAGAACATGAACGTTTACTGAAAAAACATCTCAAAGAAGAGATGGCAATGATTAACAAAGCAAAGAAGAAGCTTGATTGATTCTTTTACATGTGGCCCTTCTTGGAGCCTTTTTTTCTTTCACCTTTCAATTTTTGTGATCGAAATTGAGTAATGGATAGTTTTTGACTACACGAAAGCATAAAATCAATTAATTTGATTTGTAACTAGAGAATTGTTCGAATTTCTTGAAAAAAAATACGTGAAAAAAGACTCTATAGAAAAAAGGGATTATCAAGTAAATCTTGCAAATCAGGCAATCAAAGAAAATTGCATTGTTGTTCTTCCTACTGGACTTGGGAAAACAGCTATTGCTCTAAATGTTATTGCCGAATATTTGGCAAAAGGAACAGGCGGTATTTTGTTTTTAGCTCCTACTAGAGTATTGGTGAATCAACATTTTGAATTTTTAAAAAATAATTTAACCTTAGATGATATTTCTCTAATTACCGGCGAAGACCCTATTGTAAAAAGAACAAAACTCTGGAACAATAGTGTAGTTTGTGCCACTCCTGAAATTGCCAAAAATGATTTAGACCGACAAATTGTAAAACCAGAGCAATTCAGTCTTGTTGTTTTTGATGAGGTACACCGAACAATCGGTGATTATGCATATTCTGGCATTGCTCAACGTTTTGAAAACTCTGATGTAAGAATTTTAGGCATGACTGCAACTTTGCCAAGTGAAAAAGACAAAGCAACTGAAATTTTAACAAAACTTCGAATTGCAAGTGTTGCAGAAAGAACAGAGGATAGCCCTGATGTGAAACCATACACTCAAGAGACAAATACGGAATGGATTAATGTTGAACTTCCTCCTGAAATGAAATCAATTCAAACTTTGCTTAAACTTGCATTAGATGAACGATATGATGTTCTGAAGAAAAATGGAATTAAACTTGCTGAACAACAATCTCTTTCTGCCTTATTGAGGATTAGACAATTTGTGTTGAATCAAAATAGGCGTTCTGCAAAACCTTTGTTTACTGCAATTCGAATTCACTATGCTTTGAATATTTTAGAAGCACATGGCATTACCCCCTTTTTGAAATTTTGTGAAAGAGCACAGGCAAAAAAAGGGGTTGGTGTAAAAGAACTCTTTGAAGTTGATCCAAATTTTACAAAGGCAATTAATCTTGCAAAAGAAGCTCAATCGAGAGGAATTGAACACTCAAAAATATCTAAACTAAAACAAGTGATTGAATCTGTCCCTGGAAAAGCCTTGATATTTACAAGTTATAGAGATTCAGTTGATGTTATCTACAACAAGCTAACTGAGATGGGTATATCTGCAGGAATTTTAATTGGTAAAGCAGGAGAGACAGGTCTTAAACAGAAAAAGCAAATTGAAACTGTTCGACAATTCAGGGATGGATTGTTTAGAGTTCTTGTTGCAACTCGTGTTGGAGAAGAGGGACTTGATATTGCTGAGGTAAACCAAGTTATTTTTTACGATAACGTCCCTAGCTCCATACGTTATGTCCAAAGACGAGGGAGAACAGGAAGAAAAGATACTGGAAAACTGGTTGTTCTTATTGCAAAAAACACAATTGATGAGACATACTATTGGATTGGCAAGAGAAAGATGTCTGCTGCAAAGTCTATGGGTGAGAAAATGACCAAAGTATTGCAAAAGAATAACGGTGTTGAATCCCAGAAAACTGGTCTTGATGCATTTATTTAGATTTTTTCAAGCACGCTTGCTTTTTTTTGAATAACTGTGTTTTTCATACCTGATTCTAGATGGTGAATACTGCTCTTTTTTGTCTGAAGCATATTTTCTAATCTGATGTCAAATTGCTCTGAAAGAAAATCTTTGATGTTGCTAGTTTCGTTTTGAAATTCTGCATTCTCTTTAATTTGATTTGACAAGTTCATGATAGAATTTTCTAAGTATTCTAAAATTTCATCTAGTGTTTTTTCATTAATTATTACCATGATGTGTTGTTACGTTAACCATATCTCTTAATGATGTGATATCCAAACTCTGATTTTATTGGGTCTGACATTTCTCCAATTTGGAGCTTGAATGCTGCTTCTTCAAACGGTTTGACCATCATTCCTTTAGTAAAATATCCTAAATTTCCATCTTTTTTTGCACTACCTGAATCAATTGATAATTCTTTTGCTAGTTTTCCAAATTTTTCTCCTTTTTTTATTCTCTCAACTATTTCTAATGCTTCACTTTGTTTTTGTACTAAAATATGTGAACATTTTATTTTATTTGACATTGGTTATTCCTTTCAATTCATGTCTTTATTTGTTAGGATTGATTTTTGATCATTTCCAGTTTAACTGAGTGGCGTTTTTTTATCTGATCGATGTCAAAAAGTTTGTTCATCTGCGCACACTAATTTTTATGAGTATTTTTGTTATTTCATATTGTGTGAAGATAATTCATATCGAAGACACTCCTGAGATAAGCAAAATCTTTTCAGATATCCTGACTACGAAAAATCATGATTTTGACAGTGCATCTGATGGTAGAAAAGGATTGGAATTAGTAGTGGCCAACAACTATGATTTGATCCTTCTTGACATGTGTATGCCAAATTACAGTGGAATGGATTTTCTTTTGGATTTGAAAGATAGGAGATCCTCTGAAATTAAAAAAGTGGTTGTGATCAGCGCACTTGAACTGGATCGATACCAACGCAATTTTTTGATGAATTTAGGCGTATCTTCTATTCATAAAAAGCCTATATCTGTTCAAAATTTAATTTCCCAGATTGAACAACATGTTGCTTGATAAATCACTATGTTCCCCAACTAACTTTAGTTTTGGGAATTATTTTTAAAAATGGTGCCTCATTTTCTTTCCATGGCTCTTTTCGAACCCATGCAAATTTCTCAAAAAAAACATCGTAGATTTTTTTGAATTCTTCTCCCTTCTCAATGATTTCTGTAACTCCTTGAATGCACACAGCTTTGTGTTCTCCTGATTTGTACACATCAATTGATATGGCAACATTTGGGTTTTTCTTTAAATTTTGTAATGTTCTTGTTCCATAATCTGTTGCAACAAAAATAAAACTATTCAAGAAAACATATGATACTGGTTTTACATGTGGGATGTCGTTATGTGATGTTGCAATTCTAGATTCTTCTAATGATTCCAAAAATTTTCTTTCATTATGTGTAAATTCAATCAACTGAAAATCCTTTCTCTAATCTCTGGTATGTGTTTGTATACGATGTCTCTAACTTTCATTTGATCTTCTGGGGTGGGTGTTTCTTTTTGTGCACTGAGTAGTGCTCCGCTCATTCCTAATGCCATTCCCATTACCATGCCATACACAAATTCTTCCGGTTTTTCTACCTTTAGTGTTTCTTTGTTTTGTTTAATTTCTTCCAAATATGCTGGAATCGTACTAATTGCACCGTTGATAGTTTGAGTAATTAGGAATTCTAATTCTTCTTCACTCATATGGTGAATTGAATAATGTTTCTTAATAAATCTGCACCTAAGATTTTTAATCAAGACTAGGCTGGAAAAATTATGTTCTCGTATTTTACCACATCTGAAGCCAATCAGGCATTGCCTGATGTTATTAAAAAATTTGAGTTTGCATTAGCAAAAAAGAATGATGTCTCAAAACTAGAACATGAGCTTCAGATCAGCCTATCTACAAATAACAAATTTGAAGAATATGTTACTTTGAAACAAAAACTAAATTCTGCTATTACTAAATTTTATGAATCTGTGGAGATTCTTGAAAGTACTGGTGTTGTCGTAAAGAGTATAGAGCAAGGATTACTTGATTTCCCTTCTAAAAGATTTGATGAAGAGGTTTGGCTTTGTTGGAAATATGGTGAAACTGAGATAAAATTTTGGCATGAAAAGGATTCTGGATTTATGGGAAGAAAACCCATTGAAGTAAATGATGAATCACTAGTCTGATTAGGCTGATTTTGAATTTTTTATGTAATTTTTGACATTCAAAGTCTCTAGTGGTTGAGCAGTTTGCCATAATAAACTACACAAACTGTGTATGTTGCTGACCATTTCTGAGGAATTTGTGCATAATGAAAAATCTGTCTCTGAATTTGTAGACATGTTGCTTCCTACTGCAGAGTCTGACATTATCATTTGTTTTTCTTTTTCAACTACCATCCTTCCTTTTGATGGTAACTTACAGATTTTAGTTTCTGTAGCATTGAATCTTTTTACAAATGGTATCAGTTTTGTATCATCTAACTCGACAAGTAATCGCACCTGACCTCCTCTTTTCTCACATATCATGATTTTTTCAGGTATTGCACTATGATACATTCTAGAAATATCTTCTAACGTTGTAGATATGTAAATAATCCCTGATGAATTTTCGATCATCTGTGCTATGTCTGCATAGATGTTTGTTCTTCCCTGTACTACTCTAAATGTAGGTACATTGGTGCCTTGTTTTGTTGTGATCTCATTGTTGATTCTTTCAATAATTTTTTCTCCACTTTTTTTGATTCTATTGACTTCGTCTTCTTTTTTTCTTAATGCAATTTTCAATGCTTCTTCTGGTTCTGCAGCAATGCATAATTTTGGACTAGAAAGTGTTGTTGAAACAATATTTCTACTAACTAGTTTATCGACAGTTCTATACATTCTTGCTCTGTCTATGTCTAGATCTTTTGCCAATGCACTTGCCGTTATTGGTCCTGTTCGCAGTAAACTAAGATAAATTTTGGCTTCTAGTTCATCTAAATCTAGAATTCCTTCTAATTCGATGGCAATTGAATTTACTTGATCCTGGTATGACATCATTTTAGTTTGCATTCCTCCATTCCTTGAGTTCGTTTAGGCTTATTCCTTTTAGTATTTGCGTAGAATTACTAAGTAAGGTATGATCATATGATGTTGCCCACTCTCTTGTCATGTATTGTATAGATTTTGTTAGCACTAAAACCTCTGTGTGTTAGAACGATTACACACAAAAAATGTCTATAATGTGAACCTAAAATGCATTAAATGCAATTATTGCTGCAATTATCATTGCTACGACATGTTTTGTGCCTGCTACATAAGATCCTGAACCAATTTTTCCAGCAGCCAGTCCTCCAAATATTGCTTCAATAATTGCCATGTTAAACAGTGCTGCTTCTAAGGATGCAACATCCATACTTGCAAGAGAACCAAACAAACTATCTGCCCCTGCACCTGAGGCAAGTAGCCCTTCTTGCACTTTGGCAATTTCTGTAAAGAAACTTGTTGTAAGCAATACTGCAACTGCCAAAAAAACCCCAAACGATATGTAAATTGTATATGTGTATGGTTGTAATGCTGATTTTCTACTCTTTTCGATGTTTTGCATTTCTGAAACATGTTTTTGTATCATTTCTAGATTTTCTGTAACATCCCCTCCGATCTTCATTGCCATTTCTAACAGTACAGTCACACGTCTTGAGACTCTAGTTCCTGTTCTTTGAGCAAAATTCTCAAAAGCATCTTCAATTGGGATTCCCCAACTAATATTTGCCTTGAGGTTTTTTAGTTCGGGAGTAAGGGCACCAAGATTTCTATCTGCTGCTTGCTCTATTGCTCTGATTAAATTGGCTCCACTCTGAACAGAACTCAACAATGCCAACAGAAAAACTGGAAGATTTCTATCTATGTTATCTCTTCTTTGAACCTCTCTTAGCTGATAAACTGTTAATGGGATGATTCCTACCATGATGCCAAAAATTAATCCTATGTCTCTAATTGACGTTGATTCTGAAAACTCTGCTATCTCAAAGCTTATTGCAATAACACTAATTGAACCAATTAAAGCAAAAATCATTGTTCTTAAAATTTGGTTTTCAAAAAGTGATTTTTTTGGTTTAATCTCAAATGGTTTTTTATCTGATTTTTGCATCTTTTATTACCTCTTTGGAACCATGGTGTCCATCATTACAAGCATCAAAACTCCGCTTAGTGGAATAACTGCAAAAGTCAAAATGTTCATTAGTGTTAAAAGATCAAATCCTGCCAAATCTGGGCTCATGATGCCCATAATCGATAACATGATTACTGCTAATAGTGGAAATACTATCAAAAGTATGGTGTAAATTTCTGCGACAGATCCGAGTGATTCTGTTGTTTTCTTTAAAAGCATCTTTTTTTCTTCAAGTTGAACCTTTGCTGTTGCGTTAAAGTATTCTTTAAGGTCTCCCCCTGACTGGGTTGTGACTATTGCTCCTTCTAATAATTCAGAATAGGGACCTGTAGGTGTTCTGTTAATCAGATCTTTGATGGCAGTGATCAAATCCATTCCTAAAATATCGATATTTCTTGTAATGTAGCGTGCATCCTTTACAATGTCTTCATCAGTTTCTTCTTTTGCTATTGCTTTGAAAATATCTTCTAATGATAATCCACTTGTTGCCAGTGTTGACATGTATCCAATAAAATGAGGTATTTCTTCTAACAGCTTAGCTGCCCTGTTTTTTACTCTCATTGGAGGAATCACTTGTAAAATGCCAAAAGTCATTCCCATCAATGCCAATCCTGAAATTATTGGTAGCATCATTCCAACAATGGCAGGTTGAATGTTGATGAATTGTGTTGCAACGATTCCCATAATACCGCCGCAAACTCCTGCAATCAAACTAAAAAATACCATACTCGATACATACACCTCAAATGGTATTGGCATCATTGCTTGTTTGATTGACTTGTCGAGTGAACCTAATATTGGATAAAGAAACTTAATGTGTTCATTTAGTATTTTGTAACTGAAAACATGAATTGCTCCTACTGATTCTTCCTGAAATTTTTGTTTTTGTTTTGCTGTTCTAAATTCCATTTAGATCTCCAGCCTCTTTCTTTCATAGAATCTTTCAGGATCTGCATAATAGTCCATAATATTTGATGTAACTTCTTTATGATCACGAATGTTGTTTTTTACCATCCAATCAAGTGCAAGTTTTCGTTTTGTTAATTCATAATTGATCTTTTCTTGATTGTCCCCGTCTCTTTCTTTGATTTTTTCAAACACTACGCTGTTTCCCATAAATTCATGTGTATCCTCTCTTGGATTCCATTTGAAAATCTCATGAGTTTTGATGTTTCCTGTAGTTTCATCAATTCCATTAATTTCTGAAACCTGAATGATTCTTCTAGCTGATTTATCCCCTACTCTCACCTTCAATTGAAGGGTAATCAAATCAAGACTATTTGCAATAAGTGATTTAGGAACATCCATTGGAGATGACGTTAATCTTGTTAATGTTGCATCCACTGAATCTGCATGTATTGATGAAAAACCTCCATGGCCTGTTGCCATTGCCTGAAACAAGGTGTATGCCTCTCTACCTCTAGTCTCTCCAACAATTATGATATCTGGTCTTTGTCTTAGTGCTGCTCTTAGGAGATCGAATTGATTGATTTCTCCAATCTGCGTATCTGTGAAATTCTGCCTAGATACTGCAGGGATCCAGTTTTCATGAGGTAAGTTTAGTTCTTGTGTGTCTTCTATGCTGACAACCTTTTGGCCTGGCTTGATAAATGACGCAAGTGCATTCAGTGCTGTTGTTTTTCCACTGGCAGTACCTCCTGCAATAAGCATTGTTGCCCTTTTCTCAGCAAGATACCACATGAATGCTGCAATATCAATTGAAACCGTTCCAAATTTTATCAAATCTATAATGGTAATTGGATCTGCTCTGAATCTTCTGATAGTAAACGTGCTTCCTCTTTTTGTAATTTCATGACCTAGTGTTAGATTGATTCTACTTCCATCTGGAAGAGATGCATCTATGATTGGATCTGCAACCGAAACATGTTTGCCACATACATATGCCATTTTTCTTGCAAAATTATTCAACTCTGAATCTTTTTCAAAAATAATGTTTGTGGGCATTGATTCATGCTCTCTATGCCATATGTAGATTGGTATGTTTGTCCCATCACAAGAAATTTCTTCAATCATGTGATCTCTCATTAGAGGCTCAATTCTTCCGAGATATACAAAATCTCTAATTGCAAAATAATTTATTTTTTCAATATTTTTTGGAGGAATTTTTAGTCTGTATTTTTTGATCATTGTTGCAATTTTCTTTTTGAGCCTTTTTTCTGCATCTTTTTTCGTTTTGATTTCTCCTAATGATACTGATAATTCTGTCATCAGAAGTTTTTTTATAATTTCAAATGCTTTTAGGTCTCTTTCTGATAACGCTGGTTCTATTACCTGGTATCTGAGACCTCCTTTTGCAGTGGGATCTTTTATTATTCCTGCATGAATTTCGTTATTGTCCCAATCTAATTTTGACAATGTCATGAACTGTGGGATCTTTTTTTCATCCGAATTTTGCTGAATTTCTGTATTTTTTTGAATCTTGTTTGATTTTAGGAACTTACTATCTGATGAAACTTTTTGTAATGATGAAATCTTGTCCTTGAAAATTTTTAGCCTCATTTTAAGCAAACATGGTGCAGATTATGTGTTTTAACGCTTGTTCGTTCATATGAACAACCTTTTGCTTTTAGTTTTCTTTTTGGCAAAAAAACCACCATGGTAAGTAACGGAATATTGTATGTGGAGGTGATTTTGTAGTGTTTGGTAGGAAATCTGCTTCAAAATCTGATAAGAAACCACAATCTGAACAAAAACCCTCAGGCCTTGATCATCTGACATCTTTTCTAAAACGAGATTCAGTCCCTGAACCTATAGACGAGATCCCTGAAATTATCTCCGAAAATGAAATCCTGCCTGATTTACCAAAATCTTCAAACAGTAAATCTGTAAAATTAATACAAGAAGTTCAAAAATTAGATGACAAAACGATTCGACCCTTCTTGGATTACAATGAGGGTATGTTATTTTATCCAATATTGTCTAAGGTTGGAGAACCCCAAGATAACTTTGCATATCTAGAAGGATTAGTTGCAGATGGAATTTTAGAAAAAAAAATCTATGAAAAATTAATCGTATGCCCAATACACCCTAAGACGTTTTCCTCTAGTATGCGATTGTATTGTCCTAAATGCAATTCAATGAACGTTGAAAAATTAAATTTATTTGAACACAAAAAATGTGGATATATCACCGAAAGTAAAAATTTTGAATTTTCAGACGAAGTGAAATCCCAATGTCCCTCATGCAAAAAAGAAATTAAAAATTTTGAAAAAGAAATCAGAGTTCCAGCAATGTGGTATCAATGTGAAGATTGTCATGAAAAATTTGACAATGCTACGATTAAACTACATTGTAGAAAACATGAACATGATTTTGACACAAATTCGGGACAATTCATTACAACTTATTCGTACAAATTAAAAAATTCTGAAATCTCTATAAATTCTGACACTGCTCAAATTAAAGAAGAATTGGTCAATCTTCTAAATGGATTTAATTTTGATGCTGAAGTTAACTGTTCTGTAAAAGGTAAAACAGGAAATATGCATGAAATTCCTATTTATGCAAAAAGTAAGACCTCTGATATTTCTATATTGATTTTTATCAAAAATCAAATTGGAGGTATTGATGAATCTGTAATGAATTCTATCTTGGTTCCTAAGTTGGATATTGAACCAAAAAACACATTGTTGGTAACAATTTCAGATGTAAATGAGAGCATTGAGAATCTTGCCCATCACTATGGAATTATACTGATATCTAATCCTGATTTTTCTAAAATTATCTCCAAGGTTGAAGAATTTGTTTCTGACTGGTATACGAGAGATGGTGGTAGCAAATGAAATGTTTGTTCACAAAAAGACCTCCTAAATCTAGGCGTGCAGTTAGTCAGATAATGGGCAGTGTTGTAATTCTGGGTGTGGTGACATCCATAGGCTCTGTGATCATGTTTAATGGCATGCATGAAATCAATGCATTCACTTATGATTTGACATTTCATGACAAAGCAAAAAATGAAGCATTTAGAGAGGATTTGATTTTTGAGCATGTGAGATTTGAACCGAACACAAATGATATGACTATTCATCTGGCAAATATTGGTACGATAAATTCTGTTGTTGAAAGCTTGTCTGTTGTGAAGATTGACACTCAGGAAATATTAGTAAATTGGGCTGATACAAATGCATCCATTTTGATTAAGGATGACATATCGATTCCGCTTTCTGCAAATCTTTCTGTAGGGAATTTTACTTGGAATGATGCATATTATCTGGATTCTGAATACAAAATTTCACTAACTACTTCTAAAGGAAATTTCTTTACCACTGTTGCAAGTCCGTTTAATACATAGAGGAAAATGAAAAAAAATTCTTTCAAAAAATCAAACAATTCAAAACTTTTTGGCTCTAAGAGACGTGGAATTACTGATATTATTGGTACAATGATGTTAATGGCTGTCACTGTTACTGGCGCTGCTACATTGACTTATTTTGTAAATGATGTTTTTGTAACTGGAAATATTGCAACAGCTTCCACATTGGATTCTTCTACAAAATCTTTTCAACTAATGGCATAT
Above is a window of Nitrosopumilus sp. K4 DNA encoding:
- a CDS encoding DNA-directed DNA polymerase I, whose amino-acid sequence is MQVKVAQSENPDRMPASMLVSATYDNITKSAVLKFYEPKSQKIILWKDETNHKPYCYSRLAPEELDFLQERDDILSIETVKRHDLMKDEQIDMSKIVVADPLAIGGTTGDKSIRNIIETWESDIKYYENYLYDRSLIVGKYYEVIGGKIKPHDLEISDEVKIALKSLLWDKVDSKSMVDANEFKEFISEWADLLNQPIPNIKRLSIDIEVEAEIGRIPDPKLAEKKVTAVGFKGTDFDQIFVLRTEGTEEGKNELDSNVKVVFYDQDKEKEMILDAFKIIQDFPFLITYNGDEFDLPYLYNRAEKLGIKNEDNPLYMMRDSATLKHGVHLDLYRTLSNRSFQIYAFSQKYTDFSLNSVSKALLGKEKIDYGIDFDVMTLYQTANYCYNDSLLTYELTSFNNDLLMNLLVIIARIGRMPIDDIARMGVSQWIRSLMYYEHRQRNALIPKREELQRRSEGVMSDAVIKDKKYRGGLVVEPKEGIHFNVVVMDFASLYPSIIKVRNLSYETVRCSHDECKKNTIPQTNHWTCSKVNGMTALIIGSLRDLRVNYYKSLSKKETLTEQQRQQYTVVSQALKVILNASYGVMGAEIFPLYFLPAAEATTAIGRHTILETIKKCEGTGIEVLYGDTDSLFIKNPTEEQIKTVIEQAKKDHGVDLEIDKVYRYCVLSNRKKNYLGVTKEGKVDVKGLTGKKSHTPPFIKKLFYELLDVLSKVQTIEDFERAKKQISDKIATCAKKVEEKEIPLEDLTFNVMISKAPSEYVKTIPQHIRAAKLLETIREVKKGDKISYVKILNKPGVKPVEMAKKEEIDSKKYMEFMESTLEQITSSMDLDFDTMLGKPKQTGLDEFFWN
- a CDS encoding cytidine/deoxycytidylate deaminase family protein encodes the protein MLQAELAKLRSNCMTRQVGAVIVRNNRQLATGYNGTPPGIKNCFEGGCTRCKLRIEGKIESGASLDRCLCNHAEANAIMHCAILGIEAGIKGAILYTTFVPCLECTKMAITIGIRKFVCLDSYPETNFDLLKEAGVEVVTLDKNKIARWAKELVSKYEKSA
- a CDS encoding DEAD/DEAH box helicase; protein product: MFEFLEKKYVKKDSIEKRDYQVNLANQAIKENCIVVLPTGLGKTAIALNVIAEYLAKGTGGILFLAPTRVLVNQHFEFLKNNLTLDDISLITGEDPIVKRTKLWNNSVVCATPEIAKNDLDRQIVKPEQFSLVVFDEVHRTIGDYAYSGIAQRFENSDVRILGMTATLPSEKDKATEILTKLRIASVAERTEDSPDVKPYTQETNTEWINVELPPEMKSIQTLLKLALDERYDVLKKNGIKLAEQQSLSALLRIRQFVLNQNRRSAKPLFTAIRIHYALNILEAHGITPFLKFCERAQAKKGVGVKELFEVDPNFTKAINLAKEAQSRGIEHSKISKLKQVIESVPGKALIFTSYRDSVDVIYNKLTEMGISAGILIGKAGETGLKQKKQIETVRQFRDGLFRVLVATRVGEEGLDIAEVNQVIFYDNVPSSIRYVQRRGRTGRKDTGKLVVLIAKNTIDETYYWIGKRKMSAAKSMGEKMTKVLQKNNGVESQKTGLDAFI
- a CDS encoding peptidylprolyl isomerase, yielding MSNKIKCSHILVQKQSEALEIVERIKKGEKFGKLAKELSIDSGSAKKDGNLGYFTKGMMVKPFEEAAFKLQIGEMSDPIKSEFGYHIIKRYG
- a CDS encoding two-component system response regulator, with the translated sequence MKIIHIEDTPEISKIFSDILTTKNHDFDSASDGRKGLELVVANNYDLILLDMCMPNYSGMDFLLDLKDRRSSEIKKVVVISALELDRYQRNFLMNLGVSSIHKKPISVQNLISQIEQHVA
- a CDS encoding pyridoxamine 5'-phosphate oxidase family protein, whose protein sequence is MIEFTHNERKFLESLEESRIATSHNDIPHVKPVSYVFLNSFIFVATDYGTRTLQNLKKNPNVAISIDVYKSGEHKAVCIQGVTEIIEKGEEFKKIYDVFFEKFAWVRKEPWKENEAPFLKIIPKTKVSWGT
- a CDS encoding DUF2203 domain-containing protein produces the protein MFSYFTTSEANQALPDVIKKFEFALAKKNDVSKLEHELQISLSTNNKFEEYVTLKQKLNSAITKFYESVEILESTGVVVKSIEQGLLDFPSKRFDEEVWLCWKYGETEIKFWHEKDSGFMGRKPIEVNDESLV
- a CDS encoding TrmB family transcriptional regulator, with protein sequence MSYQDQVNSIAIELEGILDLDELEAKIYLSLLRTGPITASALAKDLDIDRARMYRTVDKLVSRNIVSTTLSSPKLCIAAEPEEALKIALRKKEDEVNRIKKSGEKIIERINNEITTKQGTNVPTFRVVQGRTNIYADIAQMIENSSGIIYISTTLEDISRMYHSAIPEKIMICEKRGGQVRLLVELDDTKLIPFVKRFNATETKICKLPSKGRMVVEKEKQMIMSDSAVGSNMSTNSETDFSLCTNSSEMVSNIHSLCSLLWQTAQPLETLNVKNYIKNSKSA